Proteins co-encoded in one Pelobates fuscus isolate aPelFus1 chromosome 5, aPelFus1.pri, whole genome shotgun sequence genomic window:
- the LOC134612238 gene encoding tubulin polyglutamylase TTLL5-like: MAGQQPKKGEPSERQEKEHHPCIIWTEGSEKTPVVKFQPEGATGKVCLRGVGERYHLAYKMARIGNSPVSTMLSAHGFQKVEDSSSNFNLMWTGPYINASVLANLSKYQKINHFPNSMQLGRKDLLCKNIQTLQKKHGAQTYNFLPQSYVLPNDNKEFCKVISKDQGPWISKPVSACQGRGIQIINSISQINRRETLLVSRYIKNPLLVDGFKFDLRLFVLVTSYDPLIIYLYEEGLTRFATNQYKPTEENMKNQYMHLTNTSINKANANYVRSTNPEVENHGSLWSMGALLRHLKEMGKDTATLMSKIEELVIKTIISAEGSIASVLQGNLADRRKCFELYGFDVLVDKTLKPWLLEVNLMPSLASDGPLELKIKANLLADTLTLIGVQCQNTQQNMDKGPIISAKVKAAYQKTAAGQTETSLFHERMKIIREVKEEEERRGGFIRIFPNKDTWKKYSNFLTYKSLNSMLASHLFTKKPSKPGSSSSGLGQHSVLYERKLPLLRTNIHEMALSQGTPSHIRTTPKDVRRPGVTSSVTCKPLNKIQPLHLHAAKMSDPKASSVGVGQPSVLRGQKQPSLQTNKSVIPSKTSHMSSERVSKEVERQRLPNLVTRKHLDNIQPRHLLSTKMSDQKSSSSGPSALYQQKLPPLQSSRPMDHVMTLKQVTQFNSKKDCTQKSGYRSVSPSKIFSSERVPKDIRRLGLCGIRDSSTASGSMRQVDPQPTVLYGSSELLNIITGFSSTYQQLCAELDRL; the protein is encoded by the coding sequence ATGGCTGGACAACAGCCTAAGAAGGGTGAACCCTCTGAGCGCCAGGAGAAAGAACACCACCCCTGCATAATATGGACTGAGGGTTCAGAAAAAACGCCAGTGGTGAAATTTCAACCAGAAGGCGCAACTGGAAAGGTATGCCTGCGTGGGGTGGGAGAACGCTACCACCTGGCATACAAGATGGCTCGTATCGGGAATAGCCCGGTCAGCACAATGCTATCTGCTCATGGGTTTCAGAAAGTGGAAGATAGCAGCAGCAATTTCAATTTGATgtggacaggaccatacattaaTGCTTCTGTCTTGGCAAATCTTTCTAAATATCAGAAAATCAACCACTTCCCCAATTCTATGCAGTTGGGACGCAAGGATCTTCTCTGCAAAAACATTCAAACTCTGCAGAAGAAACATGGGGCTCAGACATACAACTTCCTACCCCAGAGTTATGTACTTCCCAATGATAACAAGGAATTCTGCAAAGTTATTTCCAAGGATCAAGGCCCCTGGATCTCAAAGCCTGTCTCTGCCTGTCAAGGCCGCGGAATCCAGATTATCAATTCCATCTCTCAAATAAACAGAAGGGAAACACTCCTAGTCTCTCGTTACATAAAAAATCCACTTCTTGTTGATGGCTTTAAATTTGACCTACGCCTCTTTGTACTGGTCACGTCATATGATCCACTAATTATTTACCTATATGAAGAGGGTCTGACAAGGTTTGCCACTAATCAATACAAACCAACGGAGGAGAACATGAAAAATCAATATATGCATTTGACTAACACCAGCATAAACAAAGCAAATGCAAACTATGTGAGATCCACAAATCCAGAAGTGGAAAATCACGGCAGTTTATGGAGCATGGGTGCATTGCTGCGTCACCTAAAGGAAATGGGAAAAGACACAGCCACGCTCATGTCTAAAATAGAAGAGCTGGTTATTAAGACCATAATATCGGCAGAAGGCTCTATTGCCTCAGTATTACAAGGAAATCTCGCTGACAGAAGAAAGTGTTTTGAATTGTACGGCTTTGATGTCCTAGTTGATAAAACCTTAAAGCCCTGGCTGTTGGAAGTTAATCTGATGCCGTCTCTGGCTTCTGATGGACCCCTTGAATTAAAAATCAAGGCAAATCTGCttgcagacacactgacattaaTTGGTGTGCAGTGTCAAAATACCCAGCAGAATATGGACAAAGGGCCCATAATAAGTGCAAAAGTGAAAGCTGCATATCAAAAGACAGCGGCTGGACAGACCGAAACCTCCCTCTTCCACGAGAGGATGAAGATTATCCGTGAGGtcaaggaggaggaagagagaagAGGCGGTTTTATTCGAATCTTCCCCAACAAGGATACATGGAAGAAATATAGCAATTTCTTGACATACAAATCCTTAAATAGCATGCTGGCTTCTCATCTTTTTACAAAGAAGCCGTCAAAGCCGGGATCCAGCAGTAGTGGACTTGGCCAACACTCTGTGCTGTATGAGCGAAAGCTGCCGCTACTGCGGACAAACATCCATGAGATGGCACTCAGTCAAGGCACTCCATCTCATATTAGAACAACTCCCAAGGATGTGAGGAGACCGGGAGTTACATCTTCAGTGACATGCAAACCCCTTAATAAGATTCAGCCTCTCCATCTGCATGCAGCAAAGATGTCAGATCCAAAAGCCAGCAGTGTTGGTGTTGGGCAACCCTCTGTGCTGCGTGGGCAAAAGCAGCCATCACTGCAGACAAATAAGTCAGTCATTCCATCTAAAACTTCTCACATGAGCAGTGAAAGAGTTTCCAAGGAGGTGGAGAGACAGAGATTGCCCAATTTAGTAACACGCAAACATTTGGATAACATTCAGCCTCGCCATCTTCTATCAACAAAGATGTCAGATCAAAAATCCAGCAGTAGTGGACCCTCGGCACTGTATCAGCAAAAGTTGCCACCATTGCAGTCAAGCAGGCCCATGGATCATGTGATGACGCTCAAGCAAGTTACTCAATTTAATAGTAAAAAAGACTGCACACAAAAATCTGGGTATAGGTCAGTAAGTCCATCTAAAATATTTAGCAGCGAAAGAGTTCCCAAGGACATCAGGAGACTGGGACTATGTGGCATCAGGGACTCTAGCACGGCCTCCGGAAGCATGAGACAAGTTGATCCACAGCCTACTGTTCTGTACGGTTCCAGTGAGCTATTAAACATCATCACTGGCTTCTCGTCCACCTACCAACAACTTTGCGCAGAACTCGATCGGCTATAG